The nucleotide window CTAAACCAGCTGTCAGAAGACCTTTAGACTCTTTCTTTCCTAAAGCTTGCCACAAACCATACAACATCAAAGGAATACCAAGGACAAAACCTACTTTCCAATACCACGGAACATGTTCGGAAAATAAAAGGCTAAGTGCGTCCCTAAATGTTGCTTCGGACTCTGCAGCTATCTTTTCTAATGTATCATTTTCAAGATTTATATCTGCAAGCTTCCTTATTGTCTCATGAAATGGAATTTTATTTTCGAAAATAAAATCTTCTCTATAGCGAGCGCGGAAAACATCATAATCATAATCCAATGGATCGACTGCCCCACGTTTAATAAGGATCTCGTCTTCTAAAACTTTGCGACATGTGTCATAATATCTCTTTGCCCATTTGACAAGATAGTTTGGATCGACATAAGGAAATATCTGGAAAAGAACATTATTAAATTGTATTAATTCAGATTCATCATCAATCCTACTAAAAGCCAGTTTGCAAAAGACAGAGACAGCATTCCTTATTGGAATGTCCTTATTTTCTTGCGATATTCTATAAATACGTTTCAAATAACGATATTGCTCCTCTTCGTCGACCGAATACAATTTCTTTTCTCTTTCAAAGGCGTAAATCATAATTCATTATTAACTTTTTCGTTGCTTTAAGGATTTCAATTCTGGGGTTAAATACCTATCAAAATCCACTTCCTTCAATTGATTCAATAACTCTGACCCCACAGAACTTGTTGTTTCAGCTATAGAAGAAATTGCCGGCAATAATAAACCACCTATCCAAGGGATATATTCTTCTAATTCCCTTACTGCGTCTTCAAAAGACTCTGGTACAACGTATTTACTCTGTGTTTGCTGTTTAACATTTTGCGATTGATTGACCATTTGTCGCCTACGAGCCTCTTCTATAGCCCTACGTACATTTTCCCGCATAATATCTTCGATTAAATATACACCACTCGAAACATTTTGTTGTTGCTCAGGATAATTAGCCGATAATTGTTGTTGTCGCATCTGATTAACTCTATTAGCCCAAGCATTAAATCTTCTCGTGAAAAATTCTTTAATACTTCTGATGTTACGGAAATTACGCCACCGTAAATCATTTATGAATCTTTCTAACTGTAAATAATAATCCCTTGGACTTTGATTTAATATATCTTGCAACATGCTCCGCCTTTGCGCATCATACTGTCCCTTCTGTATGGCGTTGTTAATAACCCGATCAATATTACTTTTATTCGATATAAAGTTGTAAAGTCCGTCAAATAATTTATCTTCTGTCAAATTCGATATATCAGTAGTACTAGAGAGGTATGACCAAAACGAATTGAAAAATTCATTTTCAAAAACAGGATCATTATTAACAGAAATTATTAAATTTTTAGGTGTTCCTTCTGATAGAGACGAAATAAATTTAGTCACATCATCTGACTGTTGTCCTGCTTCCGCTTCTTTCTCCAAAAAAGAATGAATACTATTACGAATAGCTAATATTTGCCACCTACTAACTTTCTTTTTTCGAACCATATACTTAGTACACCACTAATATTTTATTGTGTCCGATACAATTCCAGTTCTTCTTCTGGTACATACTTTTTAAGAAGTACATTCAAAAAGTCAACCGTTTCGTTTCCGCTCACTTTTGCTGTTAAAAATCTAATAAATAAATCTAAAATTTCCTGTTTTGATTTATCTAAATTACCTCTTGCGAAAACATCATAAAAGAAATTCTGCAAAGCTCTATTATAAACTTCATTTTTTTCTGCTGCTTGGATTAATGTATTTAATCTATCCCTTATTCTGAAAATATCATTCTGTGTATCACTCGCAACACGGTTATAATAGTTTTCTCTAACCGCTCTACTCCAAGGATCAGTTTTAATTACCTGCTGCGATTCTTCATCTAGTATACTCCGTCCTGACAAAAATTGCGCATCCAATTTTTTTTTGACATCAGACAACAACTTATTTATAATACTGTTCACAACTTCACTACTATAGATAGAAGGAATCTTTCTCTTGTTCAAAACCGATTTAAACAAATCAGTAAGATATCCTTCTGCAATATTGACCAATTGTACCGCAAATTTTTCATCTGTTTCAAACGGAATAAGTTCGTAAGGATACCCGCCAGCAATAAATGGTCCAATATCACCCCATCTAAACCAATATTTCGACAATTCTTTATTCATCACTTCTTGTTCGATTTTACCAACGTCAATAATCTTTCCTAAAAAAGCTACTCTAAAATCTGGAGAAATAAGCTGGGGTCTGGATCTATATTCACGTGCCAAATCCGTAATCACAGAACCACCTATGAGCAAGCCCCAAATCATCGGATGTTTCAATTTTCCTAAAAATGATTTTCCTTTTCCGATTACCTTTCCAGCTATATCCTTCGTTTTCCTACCCCAACCTTTTGCTCCCTCGGCTATTCGTCCGAAAAATCCCTTATTCTTGACTAAACTTTCACCAGGTTCTTTAATTATTTCCTTACCAGTCCTCTCAGTCGCCTCACTAAATGCCTTTTCGCTAGCCTTTTCAACTGTTTCACTAGCTACCTCACCACCTTTCCCGCCCAATCCTTTTTTAATTTCTTCAACATACTTTCTTGCCGCAACATCCGTTTTTGCTTGTGCAAGATTTTTCTCAACAATGTCAAAATTCTTTTCTCCGATAATTTTCTTAAGTTGTTCATCAGTAATCCCACCCGAATCCCAATCCGCTATAGCGTTTGCCTGCTCTGTACTTAGTTCATCTAAACCAATCTTCTTTAATTCTTCTAATACTTCCCGTATGGGAACAATAACCTGCGACTTTCTTCTGCCGACCGCACCCTTTGCAGAAGGTACATTCTGAGGAGATACAAACCCAACACTAGATGCAAGAATTGGCCCAACACCAAACGGCGCAATTTCCTCCATTATGTTCTGCGCTAATATAGACAAAAAACCTCTTACAGGCCGAGGTTCTGAAAATTTTATCGATCTAGCAATCCAATATGGCGATGGTTCCCACCTTACATCACGAGGTGGTAATGTAGGATAATTTGTGGAATATTGAAATATATTCCGATAAGGAAGTTCTGTCGAAAAAAATGGTCTATAACGGGTCGGATAAGAAAATGGACTTTCAATTCTCATTTCATCCGATGATATATCTGGTCTCGCGGCTTGCTGACTATAATACTGGTTAATAAGCGCATCTAACTGAGGATTTTGAAATCGAGGAATAGAAAGTTCAGCCCTTTGCTTCAACGGATCAGAAGATCTAAAAAAACTTGTCTGACCGCGTTGCATATCTTGCTGATAAGGAAAACCTCGCCCAACCCCTCTCTCAGATAAATCTGAAAAATCAAAAGCACCCAATCTTTCACGACGAGTACTCTGCAGATAAGGAAGATTATATTGGATACCTTGCGTACCGAGTGTTTCGTCTGCTTGTTTCTCAAATTCTACCTCAGAATTTTGCTCTTCAATTTCTAACAGTTCACCAGCTTCCTTTTGAATATTTGACAACTCATCTTGCTGTAGATAATTTAAAACTCTTATTTGCAGATCCTGTATCTTTTCAGCTAATTCCTGTATATTTTTTGATTCATTGACACGTTTTATTAATTCATCGTAGATAATATTATCAATCTCGGTAAATTTATCACCGTATCTCTTCTTTATATCCTCAATAATCTTTATAAAATCACGCCTAATTGTTTCAAATTGTAGATTATCCAAAGTCGCTGTGGCCATAATCATTGCAACTTAACAATAGATGGTTCGATGCTTAAATTTCAATTAAATATTTATGTCTTTCCCAGCTTACTGCAACAACTCTTGCAAACAATAATTCAATAGCTAATCATCCATAATCAATCATATCAGCACCAAATTAGATAACTTGACGCGCTACTGTATAAGACGGAGAAGATTCTAACTCCTTCGGTTGAAATTCCGTCTGTGGTTTTTCCTTCAATACCGATGCAAACTGGGTTGTCTGTTGCGGTGATGTAGTCGTGCGTCGCGGCGACGTAGCTATATGTTGTAGTGGCATAGTTGTTCGCTGCGGCGATGTAACTACACTTGGAGTTGTAACTGTTGGCGTAGTTGTCTTCGCCAATTGTTCGGACGGAGTTGTACTTACAGGCGAAACACCCGATGGCAATCTTAAAGCTTGCTTTTGTTCCATTGGTCTTTCGGGTGGTTTTGGTTCTTGTCTCTCTTCTTTCGGCACTTCTGTCTGTTGCGGTAGTGCAATTACTCCTCTTTCTACTTCGCGTCGTCGAGCGAATTCATCTCTTATTGTTCTAGCAACCTTCTCATCTAGATGCACATCTTCAAACTTAACATCTGGATAAGTCGCTGCAATATAACCATCTAAATACGTTCTTACATGACGATACCGAGACAAATCAATTGGAAGCTTATCAACGGCTCGTGTGACTTTAAGATATATAGCAGCTATCTTTTGTCCAGTCACTTCGTCAAATATATCTTCTCTCCCTTGTCCAAATATACTTGGCAACAAATCAATATCCATCTGAGCAATTTGACGTAAACTCTCATACATATTAACAATTGCAGTAGCTAATTCATTATCTGTCTTTCCAGAAGTCAAAGCATTTTCTGCCTCTAAAATTGCATTAACAGCTGCTTTAATTCTTGAATCAACGGCCGCACCGACCGAATCATCTCTCATTCTCAATAATCCTTGAATAACAGCTAACCTATTCCGTTCCGCTAGATTAAACGTTCGGTTCATTCTTTCATTTATCGTTTGTTCCAGAACTATTCGTTCTTCTTTACTAAAGAATGTAGACGGAATAAACCAATCTTTTTGCAATACCTCGAACAATGAATCCAATGCTTTAGAGACTCGTTGGTCAGTTACTAATTCTCGTTTATAAGTACTCAACCTAACAAAACTCTTAATATCACGATATGCCTTTTCGAGTCTACTATATTCTGTCTCGAATTCATTAAAAGCATAAGGAACAACAATTGGTTGACCTTCTTTCTGCTCGGGATTTGTTCTTAAAATTTCCAAATTATCTCGATATTGTCTCCATAATACATAAACTTTATACGGTGAAATTCCTTTTCCTTCTAACCGCTTCATCGCGCCAAACAAACCATAATTATTAACCGCTGTATCAAACATCGTGATTTGTTTAACTTTTTCTTCTACATCAAGGAATACTCTATTTATTGTTCTAAGCGATGGACCAAAAGCCTCTTTCAGAGCACGAAGCATCACGATCCTTTGAGGACCAAAACCACGACCACCATAACCTGTACCATATCTAATCATCGTTTCAAGTTCTTTATATGTGACATAATATCGCATTAAAGGCGCAATGAAGCTCCAATGTTGTCTAAACATTGCTAATAGAGTATTTGGATAATTGCCGAATCTGCGTCTAAAATCTTCGGCCGCCGTAGAAAAGGCCTGAGATGGATTTATCTGTCCTCTTAAATAAATATCTGGAAAAAGGGGCGATTCGCCAGGAAAAGGTATCTGTGCTAATTTAATTAAATCTAGATCATCTACGAAGATAGAATCTTCCTCTTCAGAAGGAACAAATATTTCATCCGAAGATTCTTTTTCTAATGAATCGAGATGCCGAGATGAAGAAGATGAGACAATATTAGCCGTATAACCATCAGAAATTACTAGATCAGTCGTTAATATGCGAAATAAATCCTTTTTTATAAAATCTGAGAGAACAAGCTTTAAAGGATTCATGACTTTATCGTATTATCTTTTGCTTTGCCGACAGCTAATTGCCAGCCACGGTCCACTTGTTTTCTTAAACCTAAAATAGAATAGGGATCTATACCGCTCTTAGCACGTGTGCGCTGCTTTTGAGATAAATTCGGGTTAACAAGACTCATCGGGATAAATCTTTTTTTATTTGATACAGCAAATCCTTCAAATCAATCAAACCCACTTTATGATTAGGGATCTGCTCAAGAGGCAATTGATTCATTAAAACATTGGCATTATATAGAGTAACCGCTGCTGCGGCCTTCTTGAGAAATTGATACACTTCCGAAATGCCATTAAAATCAAAATTCCTCAGAGCATCCACGGAAAATAGAGATGACTTCTTCTTTTTCTTTCTCTCCGGTAACCGAGAGACGTCCACCTTCTTTGCCAATCTATGTGCAGTTCCTTTAGGCAACTCGCCACGACGTTCCTTGGCAAAAAGAAGCCGTACTTGAGCTTTGCTCTTGGGTTTACAAGCCATTGTCCTCTATGCTCCTATTTTTCACTATTAAGTATGCTCAATAATAAATCCCTAACTTCGAAAATAGTCGTTTTATATAGATCGGATAATGTCCGTGTATTTTCGTCTTCGTGGTCTCCATATGCAAGAATAGATACGTAAATAAATGGTAATGCCCTTGTAATAAAGGCTGCAGCAAAAGCCAACTTCTTTAAATCTGTCTCTGGATATTTCTTAATAACTTCTGTCCTATTCACTTCTTATTCTCCATCACATGTCCAATAGGCACAATCTGCACATCATCCTCCGTCCAATCCCAAAGAAGGACAAATTCATCTTCACTAAAACCTGCCTTATTGAAGAAATCCTTTAACGCGCTAATCTCTTCAAATTTATCCCGAAACAAGTTAATAAATACGTTAAACTCCACAGGAGTCATCTGCCTCACTTTATGAGTTAATTCCAGGATGGGATTCATTTACTCCTGCTCCCGACTTTTTCGACGGACTTTAACCCTTCTTACCGGTTCCGTCTTAACCTCAATCGAAACGTCTGGATCGATATCCGCATCCACGTCATCATCGTGCTCAACGTTTGCAACCTCTACTTGAGGCTCTTTCTGCTCTACAGCCTCTGTATGCGCAACCTCTTGCTGCTGATCCTGAATTTGCGATGCAGCCTCACTAACAATGGACATATTCACAACAACACCTTGTTCGCTATCCAGATATCTATCTTCATCTTCCGGAGAAACAACTACCTTCTCTTCTTTATGCTCAGATACATGTGCATGCTTCTTCTCTTCCAGTTCTACTTGCTCGGACAACATTCTCCAATACCAAGAACCACCGATATGCGACATGTTTGTGTCTCCTTATAAATTTTATTTTCGAAAATAAAATCTTACATTGGCATTGGTGGACCTTGAGCTTGTTGCTTTGCCATAATAAGACCTTGCCGACGCGCCGAATCTTCCATATCATCCAACTTAGCTTTAACCGCCATCCATAGAATCTCATTCCTATCCTTAAGCTGACGCAAGAACGAATTTCGCACAGTGGAATTTTGAGTAAATAGTTGTTGTGCCAATTGGGCGGATAAATTGTCAATCTCTGCAGGATTAAGATTCTGCATAGAAGATACAGGAATCATCGCAAGCATCTGAGCTACAGGATCACCAGGTACTGCAGGGATGGCACCACCACCCGTAGGTGCAGGAGATGCACCAACGGGTGGGAGAGCGCCTGGAGGTACTCCCTGCATTTGCTGCATTTGCATTGCTTGCTGCTGCTGAGCAATATAATCCCTAATCCTCGCGGAACCTTCCGAGATTTGTTTAATCCTCCTTTCAGCATCAACTGCCTGCTCAGCAGTAGCAATTTGCTCTTCCAACATCCGCCTCGTTTCTTCTCGAACATCAATACCAAGCGGTTGAAGCGCCGTCGTCTGACTGATCTTACCAGTCTCCATAAGACGAAGTTTAGTAAGAATAGCATTAATATCATCCATGAAGCGAGGTTCAACAAGCTTAATCCTCACCTTATCCCATTCGAGGAGCTTATGCAGCTTCTTGCCGAGCCAACTAAGGAAATCGTTGAGGGCTACAATTAAATGGCTCCAACTGGTTTCAAATAATCTCAAAGACAATGGAGCGGCGTCTAGTCGAAGAGACCCTCTATATAATTCTACCGGGATGTTAAGGGAAGCTAACAATGTTTCCATAGATTGTTCTATTAATTCTCTCGGTGCAAGCGCCCTACCATCACCGCCAATGACTTTATAGTCCAGTGGGAATGGAGATACATGCCAAATAAGTGGATCGCGACGGCGCAAATCCAAAATCCTCAAGATATTCTGCGTAAATACTCCCATATTTCTAATTGCTAGTGGATCGCCACCCTCCATACCGCCTCTCGGGGCAGGCGTAATGACTCGAAGAGGATTGATATAATCCAAACCAATGGCTTCATTCATCCTGTTTAATACCTGGAAATACCAAGCATGTCTTAAACTAGAGAAAATCCTACTTAGACCCCATCCTCTTGTCATGATTCCAGATAGCGTCTGATCCTTTCCGTGATAGATAACGTCATCATAAAACTTCAAAAACTTATTCTCTTTTAAAGCCTCTAAGACATTGATATCTGCATTTGCAAGTACTACCGGTTCGTTTCTTGATAAGGCTGCCTTGTAATATTCCGGTATCTTCCAAAGATATGTTGTTCGCTCCGAATAGGGATCATATTCAATGACGATTTCATAAGGCCTCCATCGCTTAATAACGGCTTTAGATGCATCAGGAATAATAGTATCGCGAACTGACATTTTACCTATATATTTGCAATTGGGACATTCTGCATGAAAATCGTAATTAGCTAGATGGACTTTACATTGAACAGCCATTTGAGGCAAAGGAATCTCCGCCTCGCACTCGGGACAACAAAGCATCCGATTAAAGCCAGGTAGGAATGACACAAAGAAATTGCCATAAGTAATAAATTCAAAACCTAATGTCCGAAGAACAGAAATAATATTAAGCTGATCAATAAGGCAATCTTTATATTCCCTTCTATTTTTTTCATTCGTACTTTCGATTTCGATATCTGTAATAAAGAAGCTTACAATTCGGTCGATCGCTGCTCGTAATACGCCGTTAGTTAGGACAACATATTCACAATTAGCGACGGCAACATCATTACATATGTAGAAATGCTCAGGTTCTGTAGTGATAGAATAGACATCGCCGGAGTAATAGAAGATGAAGATATCCTCAATATCGACCGGAACAAACTTTTTATTTTCAAAAATAAAAAGTTTATCGCCTTTTCTGATATCTCTTGCTTCTTTTAAGACATATTCATTATCAGGCGCATAAACCGGTAACTCGTGATCGGGAGTAACATCGACAAGCTGAAACTTATTTGGGTCACTAGGAGAAGTAATCCGGAAACGAATAATTTTTCCTGAATAATTGCGGCGAATAACATTTACTACTCTATTTTCATCGACAGTATAACCCTGAACAGTATCTCCTAACTCAATATCACTAATAAGTTTATATTTACCATCTTTCATCAAAATATGACTAAATGGTGGATGACACCAACGAAGGGCATTATGCCATACTGCGGGCTGGAAAATGGAAGAATAGTCGAAGAATGGATTAAGATAAAGACTTCTAGATAAATCCGTCATTCCAATATTGAAATTGTAATAAAAGTTCCCATCCATTTTTGTCACCCGCTAGTATGCATAATACGGCATGATATAAGTCGTAGTCTGATCTAGTGGCCAACCTATTCTTGGAATACCTAAGGCAGTCATCACATTAGTAATTATTACCGTCGTGCTGGTATCGGCTACTCCCGAAATGTCTCCCATAATCTCTACATTGTTTGTCATTATTGCATCAATAATTGTAGGAGTATAAGGACTTAAAATGAATGTCAATGGCGACAACAAATCACC belongs to candidate division WOR-3 bacterium and includes:
- a CDS encoding Hint domain-containing protein codes for the protein MDGNFYYNFNIGMTDLSRSLYLNPFFDYSSIFQPAVWHNALRWCHPPFSHILMKDGKYKLISDIELGDTVQGYTVDENRVVNVIRRNYSGKIIRFRITSPSDPNKFQLVDVTPDHELPVYAPDNEYVLKEARDIRKGDKLFIFENKKFVPVDIEDIFIFYYSGDVYSITTEPEHFYICNDVAVANCEYVVLTNGVLRAAIDRIVSFFITDIEIESTNEKNRREYKDCLIDQLNIISVLRTLGFEFITYGNFFVSFLPGFNRMLCCPECEAEIPLPQMAVQCKVHLANYDFHAECPNCKYIGKMSVRDTIIPDASKAVIKRWRPYEIVIEYDPYSERTTYLWKIPEYYKAALSRNEPVVLANADINVLEALKENKFLKFYDDVIYHGKDQTLSGIMTRGWGLSRIFSSLRHAWYFQVLNRMNEAIGLDYINPLRVITPAPRGGMEGGDPLAIRNMGVFTQNILRILDLRRRDPLIWHVSPFPLDYKVIGGDGRALAPRELIEQSMETLLASLNIPVELYRGSLRLDAAPLSLRLFETSWSHLIVALNDFLSWLGKKLHKLLEWDKVRIKLVEPRFMDDINAILTKLRLMETGKISQTTALQPLGIDVREETRRMLEEQIATAEQAVDAERRIKQISEGSARIRDYIAQQQQAMQMQQMQGVPPGALPPVGASPAPTGGGAIPAVPGDPVAQMLAMIPVSSMQNLNPAEIDNLSAQLAQQLFTQNSTVRNSFLRQLKDRNEILWMAVKAKLDDMEDSARRQGLIMAKQQAQGPPMPM